ATCGCCTCCAATGGGATGGGTGACAACTATATCTTGGGGTGAATTAAAATCAATTTGCCAGGAAACATTAATACCGTTTCCTTCTTCGAGTATGACCACACTTTCACCGAAATCCCATGTCTTATTTCTAATCTTATAATCTAGGACAGCAATTTTCTTTTTGAAAGGTATGATACCATGGGTCACGTCCCATATTTGGAATGGGGCAGTTGCAGTACCAAGTGAACTGGTATCGGCAATATCGTTAAACCAGCGGATCTCATAATCTGCTCCCCGCATATTGGATGCTTTTCCATCATAGGGCCCCACAGTAACAGCGTAATTCCCGGTGCTACCATCGATCCATTTTGACTTTTTATCATTCAGGGCTAATGATTTGTCCCTAACATAAAGTTTAACACCGTCAATTACCGGGTTTGATTCTTCATTGTTTAATTGTTTGCTCTCCCAAAGCGGATAATGGGTATACTCAATAGTGACTTGCTCACCCTCAGAAATATCTGAGCTTAATGTGTCTGTAACTACCACCTGTCCTGCTTCTGGGAAAAGGAGGTAATCCTTTCCTTTTGACATCACGGCTCCGCTAGCCTTTGTTAAAATAAATCGTTCGCCATTCACACGGTTCTTTTTCAGTGTAATATAAACGTTTTTCTTAACAGTACGGTTTTCAATAACGGGATTTAAGTCCTCAATTGAGTAGCGCGTAGGCTCTGCGGAAAAAGTAATTTGAAATGTATTTGTATCCTCAATTGCCATGGGATCAAGGATTTCTACTGCAAAATCACCCGTAGCAAATCCACCCACATGTTTAAATGCTGAGATTGTATCTTCAGCAACAAATCCTTTTGTATACCCTGCCGCCGGTTCACGGGGCACAACTGCCGCCGTATTAATATCTAGGAAAATCTCGTTGGTTTCAGGATTTAGCGTAATAGTCTTGGATGATTCGCTGGGTCCAATACCCAAGATCTTAGTTCCATGATCATAAGAACAAATGGCATAATAGTATCGTTGACCATTGATGACATTATTGGAATCCACGAATGAATGAATTAATCCTGTATTATTACCCAAATGATAGGCAACGCCTCTCCCGTCATAAGGAATATCACTGGGACCTTTATATTCATTAATCAAATCCCATTTGGCCCAACCGCCTGTTTCGGTTTTGAGTGGTTCAAAAAGGAACCGAGACCCATTAATATCTGTAATATTTTGTTGATCCAAGAAGCTGGGATCGGTGCTGCGGTAAATCACATATCCTTCAAAATCGTATTCTTCAGAGATTGGATCCCAAGAGGATTCAGCAATATCATCCCAATAAAGCGTTACTTTTTGATCACCCGGAACAGCCGTTAAGGTTGGCTTTTCAGGTGGTTTAGCAAACTGGTAATTGGTATCATAGATCTGCCGCGCTGTTTTAGCATTTAGGGTTAGGTCATCAAAATTATTCCCCACCAATAAGGCAATTGAGAATCGTCGTGCTTCTCCTGCCTTTAGAGTGAAATTGCCCGAACCATATAAAAATATATTGTCTCCCGCTACTTCAGAGTTAAGTGAGTCGTATCGTCCTGGCGTCATATAAGTGGAGTAAATATAGTGATCTTTTGAGATGCGATTATTTCCACCAAAATTCGGCGCAGCGAAACTGGTGAGGCCGATCATATCTGATTCGTCCAAATCAGTCCATTCAAAATTTGGTTCACCCGGTTGTCGGATGTCAAATGCATTCCCCGCTGAGGGGATACCGTCATTTTCACCCACATCACCGGTGTTGGGTATACCATCAATACCAACATCATCTTTATCTAAATCCCAATCACCATCATCATCAATCCCGTTGTTTCGACTTTCATCTACCATACCATCGCCATCATTATCTTTGCCATCATATGGATTACCGGGACTCTCTAAAAAAATATATCCGAAATAACCTGGTTTTCGTCCAGCCACATCAGATTTTCCATCTTCGTCCCAGGCGTATACCATATTCAAATCTGTATCAAAATAGGACAAATCATCCTGCCAATTGGATGGTCCGCCAATATGAGGGTCACCCCACATGCCGAACACAACTTCATTCAGATCTTTATTACTTTTGTTTGTGACCTTATAAATCAAAAAGACCACATCTTCTGCCATAGGATTAGACCATTGATAATATCGACATTCGATTTCGATGCCCAACCCCATTTTTGTTGAGTCATTATCAAATGGATAATATTTAAATTCTTGGTTGCTGCGGTCATCCACTACAAAAAATGATTCCAGGTCAGCATTGGAGGATCCTTGGCGGAGAGCGCCAGGCCAGACATAGCTTTTTAAATTGGGATTATACCAGCCTTCAGGCCAGCTGTCCGGTTTGCCGTCGCCATCACGGTCAACGTCATTTGAGGTTGGAATATTTGGACTATTGGGATCACCATAGGGAACGCCTTGGGAGTTGTAAGCCAAGGGCTCCCAGCCCCAAAATATTTTACCATCAGGGGATATTTCACCTCCCAATGAAACCAATCCATCACTAATGGCCTTCGCCATCCAAATCGGATTTCCATCATCATTCAGAATAGGATCTCCATTGGCATCTTTTTTGATATATGCATCTTGATGACTTCCCGGTGCCACTGGAATTTCAGCACCAATGAAGGGACCAAATTCATAGCCGTAACCCAATCCTTCCCAAACAATATCAGTTACGCGGTTTCCCGGGCTGGATATAGATCCGTAGTTCCATATTTCGGTGGTGATTTTATTGCCGTTCAAAATCGCTTTTTGCCGTCTTAATATTTCAGCATTTTCATTGGCTCTTTTGGCGCGAAGTTTATCTCGCCATTGATAAAAATATTCATGTTCAACTGAATTCCATTCTTTTTCAGGGCCGGCAGCGCGCCATTCTTTTGAAAAACGGCGGTATTTTTCCTGTGCAGAAATTGTGGAAAGCGCCAATCCCAAAAGTAATAAAAATGAAGTAAGTTTTTTCATCAGTTTAAAAATCCAGAGAGAAACCGATATTGATTGATCGGGGTGATGTATAATATTGAGGACGGTTTTGATATTCGGACCAAGTATGAACACCTGTTTCGCCATAATGATCTTTGAAACCTTTTGTTTCTTGGGTGGATTGAAACACATAGGTGTAGCCAGCTCGCCCTGTGTCATTGAAAACGTAGCGTTCATTTCGTCTATCGAGCAGATTGTAGATTTTGGCATAAAGCACATAATTGAATTTGCCCATTTTGAAATTTTTATGAAGACGCATATCTACTCGCCATTGCCACGGCTTTCTTCCGGAATTTGGAAGTGGTACATAGTTGGCATTTGGGACATTGGGTGTGTAAGGCCAGCCGCTAGAGAGATTACTGATAACACCCAAATTCCAATTCCCCGGATCTCCTACTGATACAGTAGTATTAAATATATGGCGCTGATCCCAGGATAGGGGTACAATCCGTTTTTCTTCTTCTTCTCCGGATAATGCATTGTAGTAGAATGAGCCAGAATTGACACTGTTACCTTCAGTCACTTGGTATGTATAATCAACGAATGCAGAAGTTTTAGTCACACGGTCATAACGTTTTGTCAGGCTAAAAGTGAACCCTTTTACATTGCCATAATCCTTATTCATATAGATAGCATAATTGGAGGGGCCATATTTTTCAGAATCATATCGAATAGATTGTACGGCCAGTAGGTCTCGGATATCTTTATAAAAAGCACTGATCTCAAACGCTAAAACACGGGCCAATTGCTGCTGGAGTCCGAATTCATAAAGGACTGTTTTTTCCGGCTTCAAATCGGCATACCCAATGGTGGGTCTAAGTCCAGCACCAAAATTTCCCCGTTTATATAACCGACGAAGCGTCGGCATCTGGTAAAAATGGCCATAGGAAAAATGGAGAATTCCTTTATCGGTAATGGGAAAAGCAACCCCAATCCGCGGTGATATCATTGTTTTATTGGATGCTTTTTTCTTTTCACCATCCGGTTTGAGGAAATCTGTTATAAAATCTTCATCTGGTTTGAATTCGTCAAATCGAACACCCACATTTGTAATGAAGTGATTATACTCAATTTTATCCTGGAGATATCCTGAGAAAAATGTGGCTGTATTATTATAATAATTATGGGAAGGGGAGTCGTTCTCAGGTAGAATAGTGGGTACTCTGTAAACTTGATTATCAAAAAGTACGGTAAAATTTCGTTCGTCCAAATGATCACTGCGAAAGTTGACGCCTGTTTTTACTTCGTGGCGGTTGGTTACTTGGCTGGTGAAATCAAGTTTGAAGTTGATTGAATTCGATTTTCGGTATGAGTGGCCGCGATTTGATCCACCGAAAGAAAAAGTAGAAGAAGTAGGTGACCCTTTGATTCGAGAGGAAGGAACATAATCTGAATTATTCAAAACCCAATATTTTGCACCACTTTCAAATTCGTTATAAAGGACGTATTGGCCTGAGCCAAAGCGACTCTCATCTTCTTCGTGGACGGCAGATTCCAAATCAATGGGTTTGAATTGGTATCCCATATAATTGGTTGTGGAATATGAAATATTAGCTTCATAAAAGCTGCGACGGTTAATGGAATGATTCATCTTTATTGAAAAATTATTATTTGATGATTCAGAAGTTGAGGTGCCATCTGGGTTATATTTATAATAATGGGAGTAGGATTTTGAGTCACCACCAGAATGAAGTAATTGGAGAGAAAATTTTAAGCGGGGGGAAACACGATAAGTAAATTTACCCAAAAGGTTTAGGCTGGATCTTGGATTCATAGGGACAAAAGTGCTATCTCCTCCCATTTCAATGTACCAGTTATCCGCATTTCTGAAATCGGCAGAATCCCCTATGGTGTGTTCACGAATACCATAATAATACCCTTCGCTTGAACTGTATCTTCCGGTGATATTAAAGGTGAATTTTCCATCATTAGATATAAAGGGCATTGGGCCATTTACTGTTCCTTCAAATACTTTATTGGTAAAAATATTGAATTGATCAATATTCGTAAAAATATCTGTGTCTGAAGATTGATGATCGCCAGATTGGTAGGAAATACTTCCATGATA
This genomic stretch from Candidatus Neomarinimicrobiota bacterium harbors:
- a CDS encoding TonB-dependent receptor, whose amino-acid sequence is MENIRVSLDRTTNQNFALKEAVIEGEEVTVIAERPMVQKDLTASQKVLTSNEINVMPVESFLGVLATQAGVNQGAGGELHIRGGRSNEVGYYVDGVSVSNPFFTNGLAINISNKALEEMKVVSGAFNAEYGNAMSGIVNLQIKDGGKKYHGSISYQSGDHQSSDTDIFTNIDQFNIFTNKVFEGTVNGPMPFISNDGKFTFNITGRYSSSEGYYYGIREHTIGDSADFRNADNWYIEMGGDSTFVPMNPRSSLNLLGKFTYRVSPRLKFSLQLLHSGGDSKSYSHYYKYNPDGTSTSESSNNNFSIKMNHSINRRSFYEANISYSTTNYMGYQFKPIDLESAVHEEDESRFGSGQYVLYNEFESGAKYWVLNNSDYVPSSRIKGSPTSSTFSFGGSNRGHSYRKSNSINFKLDFTSQVTNRHEVKTGVNFRSDHLDERNFTVLFDNQVYRVPTILPENDSPSHNYYNNTATFFSGYLQDKIEYNHFITNVGVRFDEFKPDEDFITDFLKPDGEKKKASNKTMISPRIGVAFPITDKGILHFSYGHFYQMPTLRRLYKRGNFGAGLRPTIGYADLKPEKTVLYEFGLQQQLARVLAFEISAFYKDIRDLLAVQSIRYDSEKYGPSNYAIYMNKDYGNVKGFTFSLTKRYDRVTKTSAFVDYTYQVTEGNSVNSGSFYYNALSGEEEEKRIVPLSWDQRHIFNTTVSVGDPGNWNLGVISNLSSGWPYTPNVPNANYVPLPNSGRKPWQWRVDMRLHKNFKMGKFNYVLYAKIYNLLDRRNERYVFNDTGRAGYTYVFQSTQETKGFKDHYGETGVHTWSEYQNRPQYYTSPRSINIGFSLDF